The Streptomyces rimosus genomic interval CGCCCTCGACCTCGATGCGCACCCGCTGACCGGGCCGCAGCAGCCGCAGGCCGCCCGCGTCGAAGGCTGCCGCGTCGAAGGGCAGCGGCGTGCCGTCGTCGAGCAGCACGCTGCCGCAACGGGTCTGGGCGTCGTAGGTGTACGCGGTGGCCTGCATGGGGCCACCCTAAACGGCGCCCGCGGGCCGATCGCCCTGGACGGCGCCGGTACGCGCCCTGGACACGCGGGTACGACGCACCGCGGGCCGGGCTCCCCGGGGGGAGTCCGGCCCGACGCGTGGCGTCGCCGCTGCTGATTACCGCTTGCGGGCGGTGGTCTTCTTGGCGGTGGTCTTGCGGGCCGTGGTCTTCTTGGCCGGGGCCTTCTTCGCCGTCGCCTTGGTCGCGGGCGCGGTCTTCTTGGCCGTCGCCTTCTTGGCGGTGGTGGTGGCCTTCTTGGCCGGGGTGGCCTTCTTCGCGGCCGTGGTGGCCTTCTTGGCGGTGGCCGTGGTCTTCTTGGCCGTCGCCTTCTTCGCCGTGGCGGTGGTCTTCTTCGCCGGCGTGGCCTTCTTCGCCGCGGCCGTCGTCTTCTTCGCCGGCGTGGCCTTCTTGGCGGTGGCGGTGGTCTTCGTCGCCGTCTTCTTGGCGGTGGCCTTCTTGGCCGCGGCCTTCTTCACGGTCGAGCGGGTGGAAGTACCACCGGAAAGGCTGCCCTTGGGGGCCTTCTTGACGGCCACGTCGTTCTTCGGGAGCTTCTTCGAGCCGCTGACCAGGTCCTTGAAGCCCTGACCGGCACGGAAACGGGGCACCGAGGTCTTCTTGACCCGGACCCGCTCACCCGTCTGCGGGTTGCGGGCGTAGCGGGCCGGACGGTCCACCTTCTCGAACGAACCGAAACCGGTGACCGATACGCGGTCGCCGGAGACAACTGCACGGACGATTGCGTCCAGTACCGCGTCCACCGCGTCCGCGGCGTTCTGACGGCCGCCGAGCTTGTCGGCAATGGCTTCTACGAGCTGCGCCTTGTTCACGTCTTCCCCTTCGGAGACATTGCTGGAACGAAAGTGTTCAAGCCTTTTCGCACGTTAGGCAGATATATACCGCAAATCAAACACGAAACGGGCTAATCACCCTTGTGCCGCAACGAACTCGACCTTCACGGAGTTCCGTCGGCGTGCACGTCTTCGGGAAAGCGACCCTCGTCGAGGTCGTTCATGAACCACTCCAGACGCCTTGCCGCGTCCGCCAGATCGTGTTTCGCCGCCGCCGTGATGACGAGCAGCTTCCGGGTCAGCGCCATGCGTACGCCCTCCGGGACTTGCAGTGTCCGCACTCGTGTGTGTGCGTCCTTGAGTCGGTCGGCGACGAGACCGTAGAGCTCGAGTTGGTCGTCGCGTTCCATGCGCTAATTGTGCCATCTGCGGCGAGTTGTCGCTTCACGGGGCCTCAACAGACGCCTCCACACGCCGATGCGCCCCCTGCCAACCAGCAAGGGGCGCATCGTACGCAATAAGGCTTTGAGCCAAAAAACCCGAGGTCAGACTACTACCGTACGCGGCTTGAACGACGGCCTGTTCGCCTCGTACCGGGCGATGGCCTCCTCCTCCCGAAGAGTGAGGCTGATGTCGTCCAGGCCCTCCAGCAGCCTCCAACGCGCGTTCTCGTCCAGCTCGAACCCTGCGGTGATGCCCGGTGCCCGGACCTGCCGGCCGACGAGGTCGACGGTGACCTCGGCCGCGGGGTCCGCCTCGGCGAGCTTCTGCAGCGCCTCGACGGTCTCCTGCGGCAGCACCACGGTCAGCAGTCCGTTCTTCAGCGAGTTGCCCCGGAAGATGTCCGCGAAACGCGATGAGATGACGGCCTTGAAGCCGTAGTTCTGCAGCGCCCACACCGCGTGCTCGCGCGAGGAGCCGGTGCCGAAGTCGGGACCGGCGACCAGGACCGTCGCCCCGCGGTACGCCTCCTGGTTCAGCACGAACTCCGGATCCTTGCGCCACGCCTCGAAGAGCCCGTCCTCGAAGCCGTCGCGGGTGACCTTCTTGAGCCAGTGCGCGGGGATGATCTGGTCGGTGTCCACGTTGCTGCGGCGCAGCGGGACGGCCCGGCCGGTGTGCGTGGTGAAAGCTTCCATGGTTCAGACTCCCGCGGGCGTGCGTACGTCGGCGTCGGACAGGTCGGCCGGCGATGCGAGATGGCCGAGAACCGCCGTTGCGGCGGCGACCTGGGGCGAGACCAGGTGGGTGCGGCCGCCCTTGCCCTGCCGTCCCTCGAAGTTGCGGTTGGAGGTGGAGGCGGAGCGCTCGCCGGGGGCCAGCTGGTCCGGGTTCATGCCCAGGCACATCGAGCAGCCGGCGTGCCGCCACTCGGCACCGGCCTCGGTGAAGACCTTGTCGAGCCCCTCCTCGACCGCCTGGAGGGCGACCCGTACCGAGCCGGGGACGACGAGCATCCGCACCCCGTCGGCGATCCGGCGGCCCCGTACGACCTCGGCCGCGGAGCGCAGATCCTCGATCCGCCCGTTGGTGCACGAACCTACGAAGACGGTGTCCACCCGGATGTCGCGCAGCGCCTGACCCGCCGTCAACCCCATGTATTCCAGAGCCTTTTCGGCGGCGTGACGCTCCGATGCGTCTTCGTACGAAGCGGGGTCGGGGACGCGTTCCGAAAGCGGCGCGCCCTGCCCCGGGTTGGTGCCCCAGGTGACGAACGGCGCCAGCTCCGCGGCGTCGATGACGACCTCGTGGTCGAAGGCCGCGTCGTCGTCGGTGCGCAGCGTCTTCCAGTACGCGACGGCGGCGTCCCAGTCGGCACCCTCGGGGGCGTGCGGGCGCCCCTTCAGGTACGCGAAGGTGGTCTCGTCGGGGGCGATCATCCCGGCCCGGGCGCCCGCCTCGATGGACATGTTGCAGATGGTCATCCGGGCCTCCATCGAGAGCTTCTCGATGGCCTCGCCGCGGTACTCGATGACATAGCCCTGGCCGCCGCCGGTGCCGATCCGGGCGATGACGGCCAGGATCAGGTCCTTGGCGGTGACGCTCTCGGGCAGCTCGCCCTCGACGGTGACGGCCATGGTCCTGAACGGCGCCATCGGCAGCGTCTGGGTGGCCAGCACGTGCTCGACCTGGCTGGTGCCGATGCCGAAGGCCAGCGCGCCGAACGCGCCGTGGGTGGAGGTGTGGCTGTCGCCGCAGACCACGGTGGTGCCCGGCTGGGTCAGTCCCAACTGCGGTCCCACCACGTGGACGACTCCCTGCTCCACGTCGCCCAGCGGGTGCAGCCGCACCCCGAAGTCCGCGCAGTTCTTGCGCAGCGTCTCCAGCTGGGTGCGGGAGACCGGGTCGGCGATGGGCTTGTCGATGTCGAGGGTGGGGGTGTTGTGATCCTCGGTGGCGATGGTCAGGTCGGTGCGCCGCACCGAGCGGCCGGCCTTGCGCAGGCCGTCGAACGCCTGCGGGCTGGTGACCTCGTGCAGCAGGTGCAGATCGATGAAGAGGAGGTCGGGCTCGCCTTCCGCGCGCCGGACGACGTGGTCGTCCCAGACCTTCTCCGCGAGTGTCCGTCCCATCGCTTTCCCTCCGGCCGGCCGCATCGCCGGCCCAACTCGACTGTGTGCGCAGCGCCCGTCCCCCTGCACCGGACGTCGTGCCGGGCCCTGGTCGGGGGCCGTGGATACAGATTGGCGGGTTCGCCGGAACTTTGAACTTGCGTTTCACACTGTGAGACGCGAGTATCGTTGCATGGACAACTCTAGCGGCGTCGGCGTTCTCGACAAGGCAGCTCTGGTACTGAGCGCTCTGGAGTCCGGTCCGGCCACCCTCGCCGGGCTGGTCACGGCGACCGGGCTCGCACGGCCCACGGCCCACCGGCTGGCCGTGGCACTGGAACACCACCGGATGGTGGCCAGGGACATGCAGGGCCGGTTCATCCTCGGCCCGCGGCTCTCCGAGCTGGCCGCGGCGGCCGGCGAGGACCGCCTGCTGGCCACGGCCGGACCGGTGCTCACCCACCTGCGCGATGTGACGGGCGAGAGCGCGCAGCTCTACCGGCGCCAGGGCGACATGCGCATCTGCGTGGCCGCGGCGGAACGGCTGTCCGGACTGCGGGACACCGTCCCGGTCGGCTCCACGCTCCCCATGAAGGCCGGCTCGGCGGCGCAGATCCTGATGGCCTGGGAGGAGCCGGAGCGGCTGCACCGCGGCCTCCAGGGCGCGCGTTTCACGGCCACGGCCCTGTCCGGCGTACGGCGCCGGGGCTGGGCCCAGTCGATCGGCGAGCGCGAGCCGGGCGTGGCCTCGGTCTCCGCCCCCGTACGCGGCCCCTCGAACCGCGTGGTCGCCGCCGTCTCGGTCTCCGGACCGATCGAGCGGCTGACCCGGCACCCGGGCCGGATGCACGCCCAGGCGGTCATCGACGCCGCCGCCCGGCTCAGCGAGGCGCTGCGCCGTACCGGCTGAGCTGCCGGGACACCTGCCGACCTGCTAAAACGCCGACCGGCCGGTGCGGGCACGACGCCCGCACCGGCCGGTCGGCCGTATCGCACCCCGTCTACGCCACGCTCACGGCGGCGCCGTGCGCCCCACGCCGGCCGGACGTGACACCGTACGCGGCGCCGAGCCCGGTCGGCGGCATCGAGCTGTAGAACGTGCTGTACGCGCCCGCCGGCACGACGTACGTCTCGTGCCAGATGCCGACTCCCCCGCCGCCGCGCCGCGCGCGGCGGTTGAACGCCGCCCACGCGGGGCGGTGCCGCCGGTCCGGGTCGGAGGCGTACGCGTACAACTTCTCCCGCGACTCCCAGTATTGGACGACGCCGAAGAGGCGCGACCCGCCGCCCAGCGCCCGGTACCCGAGCAGCCCCGAACTCCGATCGGCCGCCAGCTCCTTGAGCATGGGCGGCATCGCGAGCAGCGCCGGCAGCCAACTGCGCACCGCCCACAGCCGGTTGATGCGCATCCCGATCATGAAGACGACCACTTCCCCGTCGACGTCCGCCACCGCGCTCCCCGGCACGACCTTGTCCCCCATGGCGATCTCCTGCCTCTCCACTTCTTTGGATAGCGGCACTATCCATGGTTGGATAGTGACACTCTCCAAGGAAGGGTGCAAGGGATGCGACTGGCGGAACTGAGCGAACGCAGCGGGGTGCCCACCGCGACGATCAAGTACTACCTGCGGGAACGGCTGCTTCCGCCGGGCGAGCGGATCACCGCCACCACGGCCGAGTACGGGGACGCCCATCTGCGCCGGCTGCGCCTGGTGCGGGCGCTGGTCCAGGTCGGGAAGATGCCGGTGGCCACCGCGCGCGAGGTCCTGGCCGCGGTCGAGGACGAGTCGCTGGACCACCACATGCGCCTCGGCGCGGCCGTCTGGGCCCTGCCGCACGACCCGGGCCCCGAGACGGAGACCCCGGAGACCGCCGCCGCGCGCCGGACGGCGGACGAGCTGCTGCACCGCCTGGGCTGGCGGTACGGGCTGGAGACGGGCCCGGCCTCCCCCGCGTACGGGATGCTGGTGAACGCCCTGGCCGCGCTGGCCCGGCTCGGCTATCCGCACGCCGTCGAGAACGTACTGCCGTACGCCCGGATCGCGGGCGAACTGGCCGTCGCCGACCTGGACTTGGTGGAGGAGTACGAGACGCCGGCCGAGCAGGTGGAGGCCGCGGTGGCGCTGACCGTACTGCTGGAGCCGGTGCTGCTGAGCCTGCGGCGGCTCGCGGAGGCGGAGGAGTCGCACCGCCGCTTCGGCAGCGACGCGTGAGCCGGGGCCATCGGCCCCATGCGGAAAGGCCCCTCCCTGCCGGGAAGGGCCTTCCGTATGCGTACCCCCGACCGGATTCGAACCGGCGCTACCGCCTTGAGAGGGCGGCGTGCTAGGCCGCTACACAACGGGGGCTCGCTCTGCAGAACCGCAGTTGACCTGCGGTTTCGCGCTGGGCTACCAGGACTCGAACCTAGACTAAATGAACCAGAATCACTCGTGCTGCCAATTACACCATAGCCCATGGTGGTTTAGACCAGTACCCCCGACCGGATTCGAACCGGCGCTACCGCCTTGAGAGGGCGGCGTGCTAGGCCGCTACACAACGGGGGCCCTAGCGATCCTTGCATCGTCGCATCCGGGAGCGACCCGAAGGCGACGGAGAGAAAGGATCTGTACCCCCGACCGGATTCGAACCGGCGCTACCGCCTTGAGAGGGCGGCGTGCTAGGCCGCTACACAACGGGGGCTTGCACTGCGCGATCAAGAGAACTTCAGAAGATCTCTTGCTGGGCTACCAGGACTCGAACCTAGACTAACTGAACCAGAATCAGTCGTGCTGCCAATTACACCATAGCCCACCAAAACGCAACTCCCTGCGGAGTCTTGTTCGGCTTGCGCTTCCCGGCCCGGCCTTTCGGCCCGCCCGGGCGGCGCAGAAAGAACATTACCCGAAGGTGGACGACGCTCCAAAACCGATAAGGCCGCGCACCAGCGCGGGCAGCTCGGCCAGCCCTCCGATCCGCGTGACGCCGTCCGGCACCTCGCCCCGCTCCCCGGTCCGGTCCACCCACACCGCGCCCAGCCCGGCGTCCCGGGCGCCGATGGCGTCCACGTCCAGCTTGTCCCCTACGTAGACGACCCGCTCGGGCGCCAGCACCAGCGCATCACAGGCCGCCCGGAACGCCGCGGCCGCCGGCTTCGCGTACCCCACCTCGTCGGCGCACAGCACCACCTCGAAGTGATCACGAATGCCCAGCGCCCGCAGCTTGCGGTCCTGATTGGCGACGGAGGAGTTCGACAGCACGCCCTGCCGGGCCAGCGGGGCGAGCGCTTCGAGGGCCTGGACGGAGTCCGGGAAGAGCGTCCAGGCCGCCTCGTAGAGCGCGACGTACCGCCCGAACCAGGCATCGGCCTCGTCATCACTCAACGGCTTCCCGAGGAAGGACCGAGCCCGCTCCCGGCGATGCTCCAGAAATCCCACCTCCCCCGCGAGGAAGCGGGCGAAGGCGACCTCCATGCACTCCCGCCACCGCCCGAGCGCGCACTCCGCGTCCGCGTACGCCCCGAGCAGCCCCTCGGCCTCGATGTGCCGCAGCGCCCCCGCGCGGTCGGAACCCGTGTAGTCGAAGAGGGTGTCGTCCACGTCCCAGAGGACGGCATCGATGGTCATGGCATCGACCGTACCGGGGCGAACCGCGCGGGACCTTCGCTTTTGCCCTGCGCACGTCAAGGTCATGGCATCCTGTCGCCCTGCGGGGCGCGGTCCGCGCTCCGCCGCGTTACAACGGGGAGTGATCGGCCAGTGATCGATATGAAGCGTGCCGCCGTGGTGGGGATGGCCGTGGCCGGCCTGGGCCTCGGCAGCCTGGTGACCGCCGCCCCGGCCTCCGCGAACGGAACGGCGCCCGCCTGCGTCAAGCGCAACGTCTTCACCGTGGTGGGCCGCTACTGGGAAGCCCGCGTAGAGAACACCTGCGGCCGCACGATGCGCGTCCGCGTGGTCGGCTCGTTCGGCCCCTTCGACTGCCACACGCTGAGGCACGGCGCGAGCTACCGACACCACAGCGACTGGGGCAAGTACAAGCGCGTCGAAGTCTGCTGAGACGGGGGCGCGCGGGCGCGCCGGGGGTGGCGTGGGGGTCCGGGGCCGGCGGTCGGCTTACCGGGCCCCGGTCGGGCTCAGCGGTTACGTACGGGCGGGCGCGCCCCATGCCCTTTGATCGCGACCAGGAATGCGGCGAGGCCGTCGCGGGTGACCGGCAGGACCGTCTCCGGGGCATCGCTCTCGCGGAGGCGGAGGGTGCCGTCGGGGGCGGCGGCGATGTCCACGCAGTTGACGCCCTCGTTGCTGTACGAGGACTTCTGCCAGTTCATGCTGCGCCTCACCTCCTCTTGATCGCCGCCACGAGCCCGGCCAGGCCCTCACGGGTGGTCGACAGGATCACCTCCGGGTCGTCGCTCTCCCGGAGGCATACGGTGCCGCCAGGTGCGACAGCGATGTTCACGCAGTTCACCGCCGCGTTGCTGTACGAGGACTTCTGCCAGGTCAGGCGTGACATGCTGGGCTCCACCCCTTCATCGTCCGTTCCACGCCGCTCTCCTTGGTCACCGCCAGGAACGCAGTCAACCCGTGACGGGTGGCCGACACGATCACCTCCGGGTCATCGCTCTCCCGGAGGCGTACGGTGCCGTCGGGCGCGGCGGCGACGTATATGCAGTCCCCGCCCTCGTTGCTGTACGAGGACTTCTGCCAGGTCAGGCGGGACGTGTCGGGCTTCACCCCCTCGCAGTTCGCCCCACACCGCTCTCCTTGATCGCCGCCAGGAACGCGGCCAGCCCGTCGCGGGTGGCCGACAGGACCACTTGTGGATCGTCGCTCTCCCGGAGGCGCACGGTGCCGTCGGGGGCGGCGGCGATGTTGACGCAGTTGACGGCGTCGGTGCTGAACGATGACTTCTGCCATGCGTACATGTCTCTGCCCTTCTCAGATGTTCTTGGCGATTCGGCGAATGAAGTCGCGACTCTTTCCTTGCGGAAGCGCGGCCTCTTCCATCCGGTCCAACACTGCGCGGTAGCGGTCGAGTTGCGCCTCCGCGGTGAGGTGTTCGCAGCCATGGTCAGCATCCAGAGCGACCGTGCTGAGCTGCGGGATTGGGCCGGCCGCGTAGGTGATCGGCTGCCCGACGGCGGGGAAGTCGTTCGCGCCGAAGGGGATGACCAGGACGGACACATTGGGCCGCTCGCTCATCTCGACGAGGTAGAGGAGCTGCTGTCGAGAGATGTCGGCACCGGCATACTCCAACCGCAGTGCCGCCTCGTGGACCACAGCGGTGTACGGCTTCGGCGGATCGTCATACAGAACCGCCTGTCGCTTCATGCGGAAGGTCGCCCGATGCTCTACCTCATGAGGGCGGAGCGTGGGCACACGGCGCCGGAACATGGCTCGGGCGTGCTCGGACGTCTGCAGCAGCCCCGGCATCGACGCCACCACCGCCACACGGATCGCGGAAGCATGGTGCTCGAACTCCGCCACTTCGACAACAGATGCGGGCAGTAGCTCCCGGTACTCGTCCCACCAGCCCCGCTCACGGCGCCCCGTCATGGACACCAAAGCCTCGACCAAGTCGCCGTCGTCGCAGGAGTAACCACGCGCCATCGCACGCACACGGTCGGCGCTGACTCCATGCCGACCAGCCTCGATCATGCTCATGCGTGCTTGTTGGATACCGATCATTGCGGCGGCGTCCGTCGAACTCATGCCCGCTCGTTCACGCAGTCGACGCAGTTCGATACCCAGCCGACGCTGGCGCAGCGTCGGCGGTCCAGTTGCAGCCACAGACCGCTCTCCTCTATCCCTCACACGAGTGAAATACGGATACCTTCCGCCGATTCCGCATAGACCTATGCGCTTTCAGATATAGCTATACCAGACGCCAACTCCGCTAACAGCTAGGAGACTTCACATGGCCACCGTATCCCCACCCCCACCCCTCCCCGACCCTCCCGAGGGGTTCGCCCAAGAGGTCCAAGACCTGGTCGACGCCAGCGCGCCCCGTCTCTTCGCCGTTGTCGAGGAGTACGACGTCGGCGGGCTGCGGGACGCGCGGGTTGCTGCGTGGGGGCTCGCCTATGAGGACGGGCGGGCGGATGTGGCCGCCGTGAGCTGCGGGTTCCGGATGTCGGTGACGGCGCCGGAGCGCGCGGCACGGTTCGCCTCGTTGCGGCCGGGCGTGGTGGGGAGCGTCGTATGGCCGGGGGCCTGAGGGCGACGGGCGGAACGGAACGGTTCGGTCG includes:
- a CDS encoding SCO5555 family protein, with product MERDDQLELYGLVADRLKDAHTRVRTLQVPEGVRMALTRKLLVITAAAKHDLADAARRLEWFMNDLDEGRFPEDVHADGTP
- a CDS encoding DUF397 domain-containing protein yields the protein MYAWQKSSFSTDAVNCVNIAAAPDGTVRLRESDDPQVVLSATRDGLAAFLAAIKESGVGRTARG
- a CDS encoding DUF397 domain-containing protein — translated: MKPDTSRLTWQKSSYSNEGGDCIYVAAAPDGTVRLRESDDPEVIVSATRHGLTAFLAVTKESGVERTMKGWSPACHA
- a CDS encoding HU family DNA-binding protein — encoded protein: MNKAQLVEAIADKLGGRQNAADAVDAVLDAIVRAVVSGDRVSVTGFGSFEKVDRPARYARNPQTGERVRVKKTSVPRFRAGQGFKDLVSGSKKLPKNDVAVKKAPKGSLSGGTSTRSTVKKAAAKKATAKKTATKTTATAKKATPAKKTTAAAKKATPAKKTTATAKKATAKKTTATAKKATTAAKKATPAKKATTTAKKATAKKTAPATKATAKKAPAKKTTARKTTAKKTTARKR
- a CDS encoding DUF397 domain-containing protein, translated to MSRLTWQKSSYSNAAVNCVNIAVAPGGTVCLRESDDPEVILSTTREGLAGLVAAIKRR
- a CDS encoding MerR family transcriptional regulator, translated to MRLAELSERSGVPTATIKYYLRERLLPPGERITATTAEYGDAHLRRLRLVRALVQVGKMPVATAREVLAAVEDESLDHHMRLGAAVWALPHDPGPETETPETAAARRTADELLHRLGWRYGLETGPASPAYGMLVNALAALARLGYPHAVENVLPYARIAGELAVADLDLVEEYETPAEQVEAAVALTVLLEPVLLSLRRLAEAEESHRRFGSDA
- the ndgR gene encoding IclR family transcriptional regulator NdgR, with the translated sequence MDNSSGVGVLDKAALVLSALESGPATLAGLVTATGLARPTAHRLAVALEHHRMVARDMQGRFILGPRLSELAAAAGEDRLLATAGPVLTHLRDVTGESAQLYRRQGDMRICVAAAERLSGLRDTVPVGSTLPMKAGSAAQILMAWEEPERLHRGLQGARFTATALSGVRRRGWAQSIGEREPGVASVSAPVRGPSNRVVAAVSVSGPIERLTRHPGRMHAQAVIDAAARLSEALRRTG
- the leuC gene encoding 3-isopropylmalate dehydratase large subunit, encoding MGRTLAEKVWDDHVVRRAEGEPDLLFIDLHLLHEVTSPQAFDGLRKAGRSVRRTDLTIATEDHNTPTLDIDKPIADPVSRTQLETLRKNCADFGVRLHPLGDVEQGVVHVVGPQLGLTQPGTTVVCGDSHTSTHGAFGALAFGIGTSQVEHVLATQTLPMAPFRTMAVTVEGELPESVTAKDLILAVIARIGTGGGQGYVIEYRGEAIEKLSMEARMTICNMSIEAGARAGMIAPDETTFAYLKGRPHAPEGADWDAAVAYWKTLRTDDDAAFDHEVVIDAAELAPFVTWGTNPGQGAPLSERVPDPASYEDASERHAAEKALEYMGLTAGQALRDIRVDTVFVGSCTNGRIEDLRSAAEVVRGRRIADGVRMLVVPGSVRVALQAVEEGLDKVFTEAGAEWRHAGCSMCLGMNPDQLAPGERSASTSNRNFEGRQGKGGRTHLVSPQVAAATAVLGHLASPADLSDADVRTPAGV
- the leuD gene encoding 3-isopropylmalate dehydratase small subunit, giving the protein MEAFTTHTGRAVPLRRSNVDTDQIIPAHWLKKVTRDGFEDGLFEAWRKDPEFVLNQEAYRGATVLVAGPDFGTGSSREHAVWALQNYGFKAVISSRFADIFRGNSLKNGLLTVVLPQETVEALQKLAEADPAAEVTVDLVGRQVRAPGITAGFELDENARWRLLEGLDDISLTLREEEAIARYEANRPSFKPRTVVV
- a CDS encoding DUF4188 domain-containing protein codes for the protein MGDKVVPGSAVADVDGEVVVFMIGMRINRLWAVRSWLPALLAMPPMLKELAADRSSGLLGYRALGGGSRLFGVVQYWESREKLYAYASDPDRRHRPAWAAFNRRARRGGGGVGIWHETYVVPAGAYSTFYSSMPPTGLGAAYGVTSGRRGAHGAAVSVA
- a CDS encoding DUF397 domain-containing protein, with the protein product MNWQKSSYSNEGVNCVDIAAAPDGTLRLRESDAPETVLPVTRDGLAAFLVAIKGHGARPPVRNR
- a CDS encoding helix-turn-helix domain-containing protein, whose product is MAATGPPTLRQRRLGIELRRLRERAGMSSTDAAAMIGIQQARMSMIEAGRHGVSADRVRAMARGYSCDDGDLVEALVSMTGRRERGWWDEYRELLPASVVEVAEFEHHASAIRVAVVASMPGLLQTSEHARAMFRRRVPTLRPHEVEHRATFRMKRQAVLYDDPPKPYTAVVHEAALRLEYAGADISRQQLLYLVEMSERPNVSVLVIPFGANDFPAVGQPITYAAGPIPQLSTVALDADHGCEHLTAEAQLDRYRAVLDRMEEAALPQGKSRDFIRRIAKNI
- a CDS encoding HAD family hydrolase is translated as MTIDAVLWDVDDTLFDYTGSDRAGALRHIEAEGLLGAYADAECALGRWRECMEVAFARFLAGEVGFLEHRRERARSFLGKPLSDDEADAWFGRYVALYEAAWTLFPDSVQALEALAPLARQGVLSNSSVANQDRKLRALGIRDHFEVVLCADEVGYAKPAAAAFRAACDALVLAPERVVYVGDKLDVDAIGARDAGLGAVWVDRTGERGEVPDGVTRIGGLAELPALVRGLIGFGASSTFG